In one Dermacentor variabilis isolate Ectoservices chromosome 4, ASM5094787v1, whole genome shotgun sequence genomic region, the following are encoded:
- the Rpn11 gene encoding regulatory particle non-ATPase 11: MDRLLRLGGNLSGLGQAPPASDGPVVDTAEQVYISSLALLKMLKHGRAGVPMEVMGLMLGEFVDDYTVRVIDVFAMPQSGTGVSVEAVDPVFQAKMLDMLKQTGRPEMVVGWYHSHPGFGCWLSGVDINTQQSFEALSERAVAVVVDPIQSVKGKVVIDAFRLINPNMMVLGQEPRQTTSNLGHLTKPSIQALIHGLNRHYYSISINYRKNELEQKMLLNLHKKSWTDGLTLQDYDQHCQVNESTVTEMLELAKAYNKSLEDEEKMTPEQLAIKNVGKQDPKRHLEERVDVLMTSNIVQCLGAMLDTVVFK; the protein is encoded by the exons ATGGACCGTTTGTTGAGATTAGGAGGGAACTTGTCCGGTCTCGGGCAG GCTCCTCCAGCCAGTGATGGACCAGTGGTCGACACGGCCGAGCAAGTTTACATCTCGTCTCTAGCATTGCTCAAG ATGTTGAAACACGGCCGAGCTGGTGTTCCGATGGAGGTGATGGGTCTCATGCTGGGAGAATTCGTGGATGACTAtaccgtcagggtgatagacgTATTCGCCATGCCTCAGTCTGGAACG GGTGTTAGTGTGGAAGCAGTAGACCCTGTGTTCCAAGCCAAAATGTTGGACATGCTGAAGCAAACAGGAAG GCCTGAAATGGTGGTGGGCTGGTACCACTCACACCCTGGCTTTGGCTGCTGGCTGTCCGGTGTTGACATCAACACGCAACAGAGCTTTGAAGCCCTTTCGGAGCGTGCTGTGGCGGTGGTCGTTGACCCCATCCAAAGTGTCAAGGGAAAG GTGGTGATAGATGCTTTCCGCCTTATCAACCCCAACATGATGGTGCTAGGGCAAGAGCCTCGGCAAACCACGTCAAATCTTGGACACCTGACAAAACCTTCTATTCAG GCTCTAATCCATGGTCTCAACCGTCATTACTACTCCATCTCTATTAACTACCGCAAGAACGAGCTCGAACAGAAG ATGCTGCTGAACTTGCACAAGAAGAGCTGGACAGATGGGCTGACACTGCAGGACTACGACCAGCACTGCCAGGTCAACGAGAGCACAGTGACAGAGATGCTGGAGTTGGCGAAGGCCTACAACAAG TCCCTGGAAGATGAGGAGAAAATGACCCCAGAGCAGCTGGCCATCAAAAATGTTGGAAAGCAG GACCCCAAGCGACATCTGGAGGAGCGGGTGGACGTCCTCATGACATCAAACATTGTTCAGTGCCTCGGAGCAATGTTGGACACCGTTGTGTTCAAGTGA